The nucleotide window CGCCCCTGCCGGACGCGGAGCAGCACGCCTCGCCGCACCATCCGGGACAGAACGGCCCTGGCGGCGCTCTCGTTCACGCCGACGTCGCCGAGAACCCGTACGAACACTTGCGACGGAATCGCCTCGCCGTGACCGTGATCAAGCACGACGGTTGCTACCAGAGCCAGGACAAGTTCCTGAGGCAGTCCGCGCGTGAGGTCTTCCTTGTCGGGATCGCCGGGCTCCTGCCTCGCGGCGTCCACATTCGCCGTTTCGTCACACGCCACTTCGGCAGATCCTAGACGGTCGACACGGATACATCCAAAGACGCCGATCAATGCCCTTGCGACGCGCCCAGCAGATAGGCGATGACCGCCGCCTGGAGCTGCTTCCTCAGCTCGGTCCATGGCAGGGGCCGATCCGACTCGAGGAACTCACCCTGGGTGACCCGGTGCGCCACAGCGGCGTAGACCAGGCGGTACGCGAAGTCGAGGGCGGCGGCCCGGTCGGAGTGAGCGATGGGTATGTGATCGAGAGCCTCGACGAAGCGGTGGTTGCCCTCGACGCTGACTCGCGAACCCAACGTCTTCACCGCATCATGGCGGGTGCCGAGGAGAAGGAAGACACCCAGCAGGTGTTCGTGCGTCCGGAAGGCGTCGACGATCGCCCCCACCGCTTCGGCGACCTCGTCGGCAGGGTCCGGGAGGCTTCGCAGCCGCTCTGCGGACACCCGCTCTGCGATCTCGGCCCGGATCATGTCGGTGAAGGCGCGCTGAATGGCGTACAACAGCCCTTCCTTGTCACCGAAGTGCCGATAGATGCTGCCGACCGCCACGCCCGCGCGCTCGGCGACGGCAGCGACCGTGAGCGCGTCCACCCCGCCTCCTTCGAGCACCGTGAGCCCGGCACGAAGGATGTCCTGTTGCGAACGGCGACCGCCTTCCTGCAGAGCGGCCGGTCTACGCACGGTGGAGTCAGTCACTCGCGCATCTTATCCGTCGGACTCTTGACGTTCATGTTGCCGTTATGTGAATCTCGATTCATTCGAAGGGCGACACTTGCTGTGCCTCACAGGCCAGATCTGTTGTCAACGTTGGCCATGTTGTGAACCGTAATTCACGCGTGCCAGTTCTGATGCACATCGTCATCGGCTCAGAGGCCGATCGCCCCTTTCCCACTCCTCACGCCCAAACCCTCTCCCACAACGGCGCGGGGCTCTTCTGGAGGTGCACTGTGGACCCGATCTACGACATCGCCGTCGTCGGGTACGGACCGACCGGACTCACCGCCGCGTCGCTGCTGGGCCGGCTCGGCCACCGGGTCGTTGTATGCGAACGCTGGCCCGGCCTGTACGGGCTGCCCCGACTCACCCACATCGACCACGAGGCGGCCCGAACCATCCAGGCGGCGGGCGACATCGACCACGCGCTGCGCGACTCGTCCCTGTCCGAGTATGTGTGGGTCAACGGCAAGGGCCAGACTCTGATCAAGATCCCGGCGGACCCCAACGGTCCGCTGGGTTTTCCGGACCACATCTCCATGTACCAGCCCGACGTCGAGTGCGCCATCGACGAGCGCCTGCGCACCTACGGAACCGTGGATGTCCGCCAGGGCTGGGCGGTGACCGATCTGGAGCAGGACGCGGACGCCGTCACCCTGCGGCTGCGCGGATGGAACGCCGACACGGTGACCGCAGACGGTCCGCATGACCAGGTCCGCGCCCGCTACGTGATCGCGGCGGACGGCAGCCGCAGCGGGGTTCGCGAACTGCTCGGCGTGGAGCGCCAGGACTTCGGCTTCAACGAGCAGTGGCTCAACATCGACACCGAATGGCTGCGCCCTCAGCCTCCCGAGTACGCGGTCGGTACGCAGTACTGCGACCCGGCGCGCGGTCACATGACCATCAACATCGGAACCCGCCGTCAACGCTTCGAGTTCGCCCTGCTGCCGGGGGAGACGACCGAGGAGATGACCACCCCGGAATCCGCCTGGCGTCTCCTGCGCCAGTACCACGACCTGGGGCCCGACGACCTGCGGGTCGTTCGTCGGCTGGTGTACAGCTTCGAGGCTCGCATCGCCACCCGCTGGCGGGTGGGGCGCGTCTTCCTGGCGGGCGATGCCGCCCACACCATGCCCCCGTACCTCGGCCAGGGCGCGTGCAGCGGCATGCGCGACGCGACCAACCTCGCCTGGAAATTGCATCTGGTGCTCGGCGAGCAGACCCCCGACACTCTGCTGGACACCTACGAGAGCGAGCGCCGCCCGCACGTCACCGTGCTCACCCATGCGGCAATCGGGCTCGGCAAGGTCGCCAACACCCATGACGTGGAGGCCGCGGCTGCCCGGGACGCGGCCTTCGCCGCCGGCAGGATTCCTCCCCCGCCTCCTTTCCCGCCGATCAGCAACGGCGTCCTGCGGCAGAACGCCGTCACCCCCGTCGGCATCCTCACTCCGCAGGGCCGCATCCGGACCGTCGACGGAACGACCGGGCGGTTCGACGACCTCACCGGCTTCGGTTTCGCCCTGGTCACGGCCGAGGACCCTACGGAGGCTCTGGGACCGGAGCGCCTGGCCCTGCTGGAACGCCTGGGCTGCGCCGTGGTCTCGCTCGACACCGTGGAAGACCTCGACGGCCGGCACGGGGCCTACCTCCGGCGACTTGGCGCGGTGGGCTATCTGGCCCGCCCCGACTTCGTGCTGTTCGGTTCGGCCGTGGACCGTACGGACCTCGGCACGCTGGTGGACGACCTGAACGCAGCTCTCTTCGGAACAGTGAGGACAGCCGTATGACGCTCGAGAACCCGGAGACCGCCCCGCTGTCGCCGCTCGTGGCCGCGCAGCACCGGGCCATGCCCCTCACCCGGCTCGTCGACTGCGGGATGGATCACGCGGATGCCCGCCGGCTCCTCTCCGACACAGCCGGTGGGACGCCCTGGGAGGAGTCCGCCGCGCTCCTCGCGGACACCTGGCTGGAGCGCGCCCGTCTCGCCGAGGAGGCCGGGCATCTCACGACGGCCCGTGAGTCGTACCGGTACGCGTCCGCCGCGTTGATGTTCGCGCAGATGGCGTACCAGACCGACAACGACGACAAGCGCGAGCTGTACTCCCGTCACACCGCCGCCACCGCATCGGCCGCCGGCCTCGCCGTTCCCTACGCGTCACGCATCGAACGGGTCGAGATCCCTCACCGCGACAGCACCCTGACCGGCTGGCTCTGCCTGCCACCCACCGGCCCCGCCCGGGCCACCGTCGTCGTCTGGGGCGGCCTGAGCGGATGGGGAGCGGCGTACCTGCGCATCGCCGACGCCTACACCGCGCGCGGACTGGCCTGTCTGCTCGCCGAAGGTCCCGGCCAGGGGGAATCGCGCCTTCGTCACGGCCTCTACTTCGACGAGAAGGTCACCGAAGGCTTCGCCCGCTTCATCGACCTCGCCGAGGCCGACTCCCGCCTCGCCGGCGGCATCGGCGTCCAGGGCATCAGCTTCGGCGGTCTGTTCGCCGCGCACCTGGCCGCCGCCGACCCACGCGTAGCCGCGGTAGTGGTCAACGGTGCCCCAGCCGCACCGACGACACCCGAGTTCCGCACCGCCCGCGAACAGATCTCCGCGGCGGTCGGCACCGAGGGTCTGGACCGGGTGACCGAGGTCATGCACAGCCTCCGCTTCGCCCCTGACACGCACCGCATCACCTGCCCGCTGCTCCTGCTGCACGGCGGCCGCGACCCGCTCGCCCGCTACGAGGACCAGGAGCCGTTCCTGCGCGCCGCCGGTCCCGCCACCGCCACCTTGCGCATCTGGCCGGACGGCGAACACACCCTGTACAACCATGCCGCCGAACGCGACGCGTTCACCGCGGACTGGTTCACGGACCACCTCACTGGCAACATCGTCCCGAAGAGCGAGGAGTAGCAATGGACTTCACCGTCGAGACGGCCACCGCCGCGGTCGTGGAGAGCTTCCGGGGAACCAAGGACGCCCGGCTGCGGGAGGTGATGGAGAGCCTGACACGCCATCTGCACGCATTCGTGAAGGACACCGAACCCACGATGGAGGAATGGGAGGCCGCGATCGGCTTTCTCACCGCCACCGGCCAGAAGTGCGACGACACCCGGCAGGAGTTCGTGCTGCTCTCCGACGTTCTGGGCGTCTCCATGCTCGTGGAGACCATGAACGGGGACGAGCAGGGCACCGAGAGCACGGTCCTGGGCCCCTTCCACATGACCGAGTCGCCACGCCGCGAACTCGGTGACTCCATCGACCTGATGGGCACCGGTCGGCCCTGCGTCGTCTCCGGCCGGGTCACCGGTCCCGACGGCACTCCCCTGGCCGGGGCCGAGCTGGACGTGTGGCAGTGCACCGAGGACGGTTTCTACGACGTGCAGCAGCCCGACGTACAGCCACCGGGCAACGGGCGCGGGCTGTTCCACACGGACGTCGAGGGCCGCTACTGGTTCCGTACCGTCGTCCCCTCCCACTACCCGATCCCGACCGACGGACCGGTGGGCGGCCTGCTCCGTGCCACCGGCAGGCACCCCTACCGGCCCGCCCATGTGCACTTCATCGCCGGTACCCCAGGCCACCGGCCCGTCACCACGCACGCGTTCGTCGCGGGCAGCCCCTACGTGGACTCCGACGCCGTCTTCGCAGTCAAACGAGGGCTGATCACCGACTTCGCCGAGTCGCGGGACCAGCAGGAAGCCGAGCGCTTCGGCGTGACCACCCCTTTCCGGCACGCGACGTTCGACATCGTCCTGGCGACGGCCCCGGACCACACGCCATGAACACCTTCACGTACGAGGCCGTGCCCATGCGCGTGGTCTTCGGCGCCGGAAGCCTGGACCGGCTGCCGCAAGAGGCCGAGCGGTTGCACCTGCACCGGCCGCTGGTGCTGTCCACGCCCGGACAGCGGGACCTCGCAGAACGAGCGGCCGCGCTGCTCGGCGACTCCTGCGCCGGAGTCTTCGCCGAGGCGCGCATGCACGTGCCCGCCGACGTCGCTGCGAAGGCTCTGGAGGTCGCTCGCGACGTCGCCGCGGACGGCTGCGTGGCCGTCGGCGGCGGCTCCACGATCGGCCTGGGAAAGGCGATCGCGCTGAAGTCCGGACTACCGGTCATCAGTGCGCCGACGACCTACGCCGGATCCGAGATGACTCCCATCTGGGGACTCACCGAAAACGGCCGCAAACAGACCGGCCGGGACCGGTCCGTCCTGCCACGCAGCGTGGTCTACGACCCCGAACTCACCCTGCGCCTGCCGGTCGACGTGTCGGTGACCAGCGGCTTCAACGCCATCGCGCATGCGGTTGAGGCCCTGTACGCGCCGGACGCCTCACCGATCGTCTCCCTGATGGCCGAGGAGGGCGTACGTTCCCTGGCCACCGCGCTACCGGCCCTCACCGCCGACCCGCACGACCTGGACGCCCGCACCGCGGCGCTGCGCGGCGCCTGGCTCTGCGGGAGCTGTCTGGGGGCGACCACCATGTCACTGCACCACAAGCTCTGCCACATCCTCGGCGGCACCTTCGACCTGCCCCACGCCCCCGTCCACACCGTCCTGCTCCCCTACGTCGCCTCCTTCAACCTCCCCACCGCTCCGGCCGCCGAGCGTGTCCTCCGCCGCGCCCTTGCCACCGACGACGTACCGGGACACCTCGCGCGGGTCGCAACTCAACTCGGGGCACCGCGGTCTCTGGACGAACTCGGCCTCACCGAGAACGACCTCACCGAGGTGATCGCCCAGGCCCAGAGGCGGCCCTACGCCAACCCTCGCCCCGTCTCCGCCGACGACGTCCGCGCGATCCTGACAGACGCCCTGCGGGGCACCCTCGCCCCTCGGGCATCCTCCAGATCCCCGGAGTGATCCGGTACGTCGAGAATGCCGGTGCTGAGGTCAGGTCGTACAACGCCTGTCGCTGACGCGCGTTGGCGACCCGCGGACTCGGATGCCACGAGAGCCCTGTTCACTGCGGACCTCCCACTACCGAACCCACCAACTTCAGTAGGTACTTCTCCCGCGCAAACCGTCAGATCCCGGGTGCGTCACGCAACACGCGGATCTGACCACCGTCATGCGCCGGGATACCAGGGTGCGAGCGCTGCGTCGACTGCGTCGACTACCAACTCGTTGTCCAGCCTGGCACCGAGCATGAACCGCTGGAACAGCAGCGGACCGAGGATCTGGGCGACCAGTTGCCTGGCGTTCCACTGGACGCCAGGGCGGAGTTCACCGCGCTCGACGGCAGCGGTGAGCACGTCCGCCAGGTGCTCGTCGGCGCGGCCGAACATCTCTTCTCGGACACGCCGCACGCCCTCGTCCCGCTCCGCCCGCTCGATGACCGTGGCGATGACCGAAGCGGAGACAGGCTGGTTGAGCCAGTCGGCCTGCTGCTGCAGCTGGGTCACCAACTGGTCGCGGACCGGGCCGTCGTCCAGCGTGAGCAGGGGGCGGGCGCCGTGGGCCACGGCGTCGAGGAGGAGGGATTGCAGGTCGGGCCAGTGCCGGTAGACGGTGGCCCGTCCCATTCCGGCACGCTCAGCGACCGCCGCATGGGTGACCCGTTCCGGTCCTCCTTCGACGAGGAGTGCGGTGGCAGCGGCCAGGGCGGAAGCACGGCTGCGGAGGGCGCGGGGGTCGTTGCTGTTCCGGGGCACTTGGCTGCCTCTCTCACACATCAATTTGTGAGACGTATTGACTCACAACTCCTCTTCGATACATACTGTCTCACAGATGACGGGCAAGAGTCCAAGGAGGCATCACATGTCCATGAGCGAAAACGCCATCGCCCTCCGCTTCGCCGACCGGGCCACCGCCTACCAGGCGCTCAGCGACCTCAAGCACCTGACCTCCGCCACCACCGAGGTCCGCGGCGCGGTCCTGATCGAGCGCCTGGAAGACGGCACGGTCCGCATCCCCGAGGGGCTGGAGACCAAGGCAGGACGTAACACAGCCGTCGGCGGGCTGGTGGGCTCACTGGTCGGCATCCTCGGCGGCCCCCTCGGCGTACTGATGGGCTGGGGCATCGGCGCGGCGATCGGCTCGGGCTACGACTACAAGC belongs to Streptomyces graminofaciens and includes:
- a CDS encoding TetR/AcrR family transcriptional regulator is translated as MPRNSNDPRALRSRASALAAATALLVEGGPERVTHAAVAERAGMGRATVYRHWPDLQSLLLDAVAHGARPLLTLDDGPVRDQLVTQLQQQADWLNQPVSASVIATVIERAERDEGVRRVREEMFGRADEHLADVLTAAVERGELRPGVQWNARQLVAQILGPLLFQRFMLGARLDNELVVDAVDAALAPWYPGA
- a CDS encoding TetR/AcrR family transcriptional regulator, with product MTDSTVRRPAALQEGGRRSQQDILRAGLTVLEGGGVDALTVAAVAERAGVAVGSIYRHFGDKEGLLYAIQRAFTDMIRAEIAERVSAERLRSLPDPADEVAEAVGAIVDAFRTHEHLLGVFLLLGTRHDAVKTLGSRVSVEGNHRFVEALDHIPIAHSDRAAALDFAYRLVYAAVAHRVTQGEFLESDRPLPWTELRKQLQAAVIAYLLGASQGH
- a CDS encoding alpha/beta hydrolase family protein gives rise to the protein MTLENPETAPLSPLVAAQHRAMPLTRLVDCGMDHADARRLLSDTAGGTPWEESAALLADTWLERARLAEEAGHLTTARESYRYASAALMFAQMAYQTDNDDKRELYSRHTAATASAAGLAVPYASRIERVEIPHRDSTLTGWLCLPPTGPARATVVVWGGLSGWGAAYLRIADAYTARGLACLLAEGPGQGESRLRHGLYFDEKVTEGFARFIDLAEADSRLAGGIGVQGISFGGLFAAHLAAADPRVAAVVVNGAPAAPTTPEFRTAREQISAAVGTEGLDRVTEVMHSLRFAPDTHRITCPLLLLHGGRDPLARYEDQEPFLRAAGPATATLRIWPDGEHTLYNHAAERDAFTADWFTDHLTGNIVPKSEE
- a CDS encoding bifunctional 3-(3-hydroxy-phenyl)propionate/3-hydroxycinnamic acid hydroxylase; the encoded protein is MDPIYDIAVVGYGPTGLTAASLLGRLGHRVVVCERWPGLYGLPRLTHIDHEAARTIQAAGDIDHALRDSSLSEYVWVNGKGQTLIKIPADPNGPLGFPDHISMYQPDVECAIDERLRTYGTVDVRQGWAVTDLEQDADAVTLRLRGWNADTVTADGPHDQVRARYVIAADGSRSGVRELLGVERQDFGFNEQWLNIDTEWLRPQPPEYAVGTQYCDPARGHMTINIGTRRQRFEFALLPGETTEEMTTPESAWRLLRQYHDLGPDDLRVVRRLVYSFEARIATRWRVGRVFLAGDAAHTMPPYLGQGACSGMRDATNLAWKLHLVLGEQTPDTLLDTYESERRPHVTVLTHAAIGLGKVANTHDVEAAAARDAAFAAGRIPPPPPFPPISNGVLRQNAVTPVGILTPQGRIRTVDGTTGRFDDLTGFGFALVTAEDPTEALGPERLALLERLGCAVVSLDTVEDLDGRHGAYLRRLGAVGYLARPDFVLFGSAVDRTDLGTLVDDLNAALFGTVRTAV
- a CDS encoding dioxygenase; the encoded protein is MDFTVETATAAVVESFRGTKDARLREVMESLTRHLHAFVKDTEPTMEEWEAAIGFLTATGQKCDDTRQEFVLLSDVLGVSMLVETMNGDEQGTESTVLGPFHMTESPRRELGDSIDLMGTGRPCVVSGRVTGPDGTPLAGAELDVWQCTEDGFYDVQQPDVQPPGNGRGLFHTDVEGRYWFRTVVPSHYPIPTDGPVGGLLRATGRHPYRPAHVHFIAGTPGHRPVTTHAFVAGSPYVDSDAVFAVKRGLITDFAESRDQQEAERFGVTTPFRHATFDIVLATAPDHTP
- a CDS encoding maleylacetate reductase, coding for MNTFTYEAVPMRVVFGAGSLDRLPQEAERLHLHRPLVLSTPGQRDLAERAAALLGDSCAGVFAEARMHVPADVAAKALEVARDVAADGCVAVGGGSTIGLGKAIALKSGLPVISAPTTYAGSEMTPIWGLTENGRKQTGRDRSVLPRSVVYDPELTLRLPVDVSVTSGFNAIAHAVEALYAPDASPIVSLMAEEGVRSLATALPALTADPHDLDARTAALRGAWLCGSCLGATTMSLHHKLCHILGGTFDLPHAPVHTVLLPYVASFNLPTAPAAERVLRRALATDDVPGHLARVATQLGAPRSLDELGLTENDLTEVIAQAQRRPYANPRPVSADDVRAILTDALRGTLAPRASSRSPE